The following coding sequences lie in one Candidatus Nitrospira allomarina genomic window:
- a CDS encoding entericidin A/B family lipoprotein: MKINHYVWGVFLIALLAITGCNTMEGAGEDVQKAGKTIEKAAD, encoded by the coding sequence ATGAAGATCAATCATTATGTGTGGGGAGTGTTTTTGATCGCGTTGTTGGCGATAACCGGGTGTAATACTATGGAGGGTGCCGGCGAGGATGTACAAAAAGCCGGTAAAACAATTGAAAAGGCAGCCGATTAA
- a CDS encoding BON domain-containing protein, protein MLKTVQIFLSIAVVMGLLAGCQSMTGQTTGDYVDDASITAAVKTKLANQQPSSLSRVEVETVKGVVHLIGVAKTEGDKAEAGRLTKQVKGVKRVDNDLTVQSP, encoded by the coding sequence ATGTTGAAGACCGTTCAAATCTTTTTAAGTATTGCAGTGGTAATGGGATTGTTGGCGGGGTGCCAATCTATGACCGGACAGACCACTGGGGATTATGTTGATGATGCCAGTATAACTGCCGCGGTGAAAACCAAACTGGCTAATCAACAACCCTCATCATTATCTCGAGTAGAGGTTGAAACCGTAAAGGGCGTTGTTCATCTTATAGGTGTAGCGAAAACTGAAGGGGACAAAGCGGAAGCGGGCCGTCTGACCAAGCAAGTCAAAGGCGTCAAGCGAGTCGACAATGATCTGACGGTTCAATCTCCTTAG
- a CDS encoding DUF748 domain-containing protein: protein MGSQKKRPWWIRAVFLTLGIMGFLLLLLGITSFFIDEPLRAYIETNLNKNLKGYRVELETVDFHPLGFSVDFENLTLRQEANPEPPLLIIPFWSASIQWTQLFMMEIVSDHLIKNAEVVFLLAQAEKEVKDKTDVEDKGWQEALYALYPVTINTFRIEDSAISYREKADDPPLELTNLQLKVENIQNIRSQDGEYPSGIHVEGSIHQSGFVSISGKANFLAQPFPGVSVDFDVNNVQLKPFIPLSSLLNMEIHSGTLNGRGHVEYAPWTNMVQIAMLEIENPHINYVEKHSQKKAQKASQDAKSQDGGDSKKSQDPFKVAIESASVKNGEFGYKNQTTDPPYRIFFNQVDLLMTGVGVPKITQKGELKLSGKFMGKGKTSVNGGFRPEVKHPDFDVKMKIEKTEMTTLNDVFKAYGGLDVKSGKFSMISELHTDDGRVQGYIKPFFDQPVIYDFSQDKTDNIFQQLYESVVGGVASLLENTPRDEVATKTDITGDMENIHIGTWQLIWNLFKNAFVDAMTPAFENLKKLEKTN from the coding sequence ATGGGATCTCAGAAAAAACGACCATGGTGGATCCGTGCCGTTTTCCTCACGTTGGGGATTATGGGTTTCCTCCTACTGCTCTTGGGGATCACGTCATTTTTTATTGATGAACCGTTGCGGGCATACATTGAAACCAATCTCAATAAAAATCTCAAAGGCTATAGGGTTGAATTGGAGACGGTTGATTTTCATCCACTTGGTTTCTCCGTTGACTTTGAAAATTTAACGTTAAGACAAGAAGCGAATCCTGAGCCTCCTCTCCTCATCATCCCATTCTGGAGTGCAAGTATTCAGTGGACACAATTGTTCATGATGGAGATTGTCAGTGATCACCTTATTAAAAATGCTGAAGTCGTATTTCTTTTAGCTCAAGCCGAAAAAGAGGTAAAGGACAAAACAGACGTAGAAGACAAAGGTTGGCAAGAGGCCTTATATGCATTGTACCCTGTCACCATTAACACCTTTCGAATCGAAGATAGTGCCATTTCCTATAGGGAAAAAGCCGACGATCCTCCACTTGAACTGACAAATCTTCAATTGAAAGTGGAAAATATCCAGAATATCCGCTCCCAGGATGGGGAGTACCCCTCAGGCATTCATGTGGAAGGATCAATTCACCAATCCGGATTTGTGAGTATCTCGGGGAAAGCGAATTTCTTAGCCCAACCGTTTCCAGGAGTATCAGTAGACTTCGATGTGAATAATGTTCAACTTAAACCGTTTATCCCTTTATCCTCCCTACTCAATATGGAAATTCATTCCGGAACGCTGAACGGGCGGGGACATGTCGAATATGCCCCTTGGACAAATATGGTTCAAATTGCCATGTTGGAAATAGAAAATCCACATATTAACTATGTGGAGAAACATTCTCAAAAGAAAGCACAAAAAGCCTCACAGGATGCCAAATCACAAGACGGGGGTGATTCAAAGAAATCCCAAGATCCGTTCAAGGTGGCGATTGAATCCGCATCGGTGAAAAATGGCGAATTTGGATATAAGAACCAGACCACGGATCCCCCGTATAGGATATTTTTTAACCAGGTGGATCTCCTGATGACCGGGGTGGGCGTCCCAAAGATCACACAGAAAGGGGAATTGAAGCTCTCTGGAAAATTTATGGGAAAGGGGAAGACATCAGTTAATGGAGGATTCCGGCCGGAAGTAAAACATCCTGATTTTGATGTAAAGATGAAAATTGAAAAAACAGAAATGACAACCTTAAACGATGTCTTTAAAGCCTACGGTGGACTTGATGTAAAAAGCGGAAAATTTTCTATGATTTCCGAACTGCATACTGATGATGGCCGTGTCCAGGGGTACATTAAGCCATTTTTCGACCAACCGGTAATTTACGATTTTTCACAGGACAAAACCGACAATATCTTTCAACAGTTATATGAGAGTGTTGTGGGTGGAGTCGCTTCCCTTCTGGAAAATACTCCTAGGGATGAGGTGGCGACGAAAACCGATATAACCGGGGATATGGAAAATATTCATATTGGGACATGGCAACTGATTTGGAACCTTTTCAAAAATGCGTTTGTCGATGCCATGACACCTGCCTTCGAAAATTTAAAAAAACTGGAAAAAACCAATTAG